A genomic window from Macaca thibetana thibetana isolate TM-01 chromosome 16, ASM2454274v1, whole genome shotgun sequence includes:
- the LOC126939625 gene encoding nucleoside diphosphate kinase B encodes MANLERTFIAIKPDGVQRGLVGEIIKRFEQKGFRLVAMKFLRASEEHLKQHYVDLKDRPFFPGLVKYMNSGPVVAMVWEGLNVVKTGRVMLGETNPADSKPGTIRGDFCIQVGRNIIHGSDSVKSAEKEISLWFQPEELVDYKSCAHDWVYE; translated from the exons ATGGCCAACCTCGAGCGCACGTTCATCGCCATCAAGCCGGACGGCGTGCAGCGCGGCCTGGTGGGCGAGATCATCAAGCGCTTCGAGCAGAAGGGGTTCCGCCTCGTGGCCATGAAGTTCCTCCGG GCCTCTGAGGAACACCTGAAGCAGCACTACGTTGACCTGAAAGACCGCCCGTTCTTCCCCGGGCTGGTGAAGTACATGAACTCGGGGCCGGTTGTGGCCATG GTCTGGGAGGGGCTGAACGTGGTGAAGACAGGCCGAGTGATGCTTGGGGAGACCAATCCAGCAGATTCTAAGCCAGGCACCATTCGTGGGGACTTCTGCATTCAGGTTGGCAG gaACATCATTCATGGCAGTGACTCAGTAAAaagtgctgaaaaagaaatcagcctATGgtttcagcctgaagaactggTTGACTACAAGTCTTGTGCTCATGACTGGGTCTATGAATAA